DNA from Fusarium musae strain F31 chromosome 7, whole genome shotgun sequence:
TGTTTATTCATGTTCCTGCTACCATACGTATGGCGCTTCATTGTGAGAGCCCAGAGTGAAATCGCCCTACAAGATGCTCCGACTTCAACCTACGACGATCAAGATAGCCACACGCGATATTAGCGACGCCGAGCGCCGAAGCCGCTACAGGAAGCACCTACTAAGTCGCCAGAAGGCCGATAAAAAACGCGATGATCTCATCCAGCATGATCGAGAGGCTACGCTTGAAGAtgccctcaacaccaagatcgTAACACCAACCACTGACTCTAGCATCGTACAAGACACGCCAGGCTCAAATGGTAGAAACGAGTCGGACGGTGAAGAGGGAATAGGATCATCAGTCCCTCTACTAGACTACGGTACCATCAGTTCCGACGAGACCAGATTCGTGGACGTTGATCACGGCATCAACCGCCTGCATCGACAACCAGACCAACATCGACTTCCTTTCCGCCCGCGGCAAAGCTTGGGTAAGCCAACAGACCAGCAATGGGGACATATGATGGAAACTGAGGCAGGCACTGACAAGTTTGAAGGTGACCATGAGGATGCGGATACCGTGCCGGTCCACACGCAACCCCACGATAATGGTAGCGATGGCTCCGTGACGGATGAGGACGAACGCGATGCGATAGAGCAACTTTTGGCAGCAACTGTGAGGGACACTTCCCCAACCGAACTCCTGTCCCTGTCATTATTATCGGGATATGTATCCATGAAATGCATCGATTGCGGCGAAAATGAAAGATAAGCCCGAATAGGCTAATGGGTATTTAGGTGGACGGATTAACGTATGAAACAGAAGAAGTCAACGACGACCTCTCGCAGAGCTCGGGA
Protein-coding regions in this window:
- a CDS encoding hypothetical protein (EggNog:ENOG41), producing MLRLQPTTIKIATRDISDAERRSRYRKHLLSRQKADKKRDDLIQHDREATLEDALNTKIVTPTTDSSIVQDTPGSNGRNESDGEEGIGSSVPLLDYGTISSDETRFVDVDHGINRLHRQPDQHRLPFRPRQSLGKPTDQQWGHMMETEAGTDKFEGDHEDADTVPVHTQPHDNGSDGSVTDEDERDAIEQLLAATVDGLTYETEEVNDDLSQSSGELMDPPEDAGELSIPPTGEGLEPTTPRRQFPVYSDRLPVEEQPQTPRQLPEARHQSRFDGAYTAPVRGRRVRVEIDDPPVTARRRRAGRNTSPVGLRTPGFQGLYGGSENADDV